Part of the Phacochoerus africanus isolate WHEZ1 chromosome 8, ROS_Pafr_v1, whole genome shotgun sequence genome is shown below.
tggatctgatccctggcccaggaactccatataccacagggtggccaaaaaaaaaaaaaaaccataaatgagAACATGCTGTAGACTTCAGACCTAGGAGAGTAAAAGAATCCGCCCCCACTACCTTGCCCCTTCCACTTCTACCCAGTGGACTCCTACTCATCCGTCAATGCCCTACCCAGAAGCCACTTCCTTGATATCTCAGGGACAGCTGATGATAGCTGTGCTTTGGTTTCTGATGTCTACTTCCTCAGGAGCCCAGAATTTTCTCAAGAGTTAGACACTACCTGAGGCTcgtcaatatatatatttggagatGTATGGGATGTATGAATGGGCCGATGAATAGATGGGTGGGTAGGTGGCTGAATGGATGGTAAGGTGACAAATGGGTGGACACGTGGGTGGGTGGATCAGTGTGGAGGTGGGTGCATGGGCGAGGAGACGTACCTTCTGATGGATGACGGGTGGTGGATGCATTTATCCACCATGATCCAtgggtgggcaggcaggcagggagggaggtgggtgcATGCATGAATAAGTGAGTAGATGCATGGGCGGATCAGCAGGAAGGTGATGCTGAGTGGGGACGCAGCGTGGACAGATGAATGACTGACTGAGCGGGTGACTATACGGTTGGATGGACAGCGAGTAGATGTGCGTTTGGCTGGacggtgggtgggtggatgattAGATGGATAAAAACATGGACAGGTGCatcgatggatggatggatggatgaactgAAGACCCTCGGTTCAGGGACACTGGCTGACCCTGCTCTGGGTGGGCTGCCTCTTGGAGTCTGAGAGGCTGAGAATAGCACAACCCCCAACCCGGTGCCCCCAGACCTAAGACACTTACGCTTCTCCTGAATCCGGCCTCTACGGATAATGCCACTCTCCGTCTAAGTTCAAACTCATGCCCATTGATCCTGGAAGACGAAAGAGGAGTATGAGGGGGTCTTCACCAGACCCTCCCATGGGCTCCACCAGCCCTTCCTTCCCCAGGGGACAACTAACAGGACGGAGTCATGGCTTAAGAGGGTTCTGGTCCTTTAAGGAAAAGTAGGAGCCTTTCAATGGCTGGGCAAAGCTTGGAAGAAGCAAACTCTGGGAGGAAAGGTGGGGACCAGGATATCTGCATTTGCCTCTCTGGCTCCCTTCTTATGCAAATGAAGCACAGTATTTTTCAAGAACctaatcccaggagttcccgtcctggctcggtggttaacaaatctgactagcatccatgaggacgcaggttcaatccctggcctcgctcagcgggttaaggatccggcgtggctgtgagctgtggctatAGCGCcagttcgacccctcgcctgggaacctccatatgctgcaggtgcagccctagaaaagacaaaagacaaaaaaaaaaaaaaagaacctaatcCCAGAAGGTGGGGTATCTTCCTTTAGAGGAGGGGCCTGTGTTCTGGGGGCATAGTTTAGTTAAGGGAGCAGCCCTTACCTGGAGGCCTGACAGTCCCATGTGGTAGAGTCTCCGTGTAGCCCCCCATGGGCTGGCTCTCTGGACTGAAGGCTGCACTCTGGCCTGCTAGGGAAGTCGAGGGGTGCAGGCTGAGCCCCAGGATGCCTGGTCCAGGCTTTGACATTCCCCCAGGAACACCAcgccctctctccccaccttctccctgtACCTGTGCGGTTGGATTGATCGATCATGGGCTGCACGATGCGTCTCCGGGCGTTAATGAACCTGGAGGGGGTCGTGGAAATGGGGGGTGgtgaaaagagggaagagaagaaggaaaaaatgaacacaTAGATGGAGAGAGCTGGCAGGAGAGGATGGATGTGGGGGCAGCCAAGCAGACACAGGAGGAGAGGCTCCAGGGGCTTCGGGGCCTCCTTCAGCACCGCGGACAGCGCCCGGCCTCCCACCCGGGGCTGGCCCCAGACGCCCCAGCCTCCCGTGTCACTCACCAGTTGTTGACTTGCAGGATAGTGAGCCCTGTGTCCTGGGCGAGCTGTTTCTTCTGCTCCTCCGAGGGGTACGGGTGCTATGGCCATCAGCAAGAGTCACCCTGCTGCCTGGCTGCCCTCTGATCCCCAGGCCTGGCCCGCCCAGGTCcccagggaggggtgggatgggTTGGTGAGCCCAGGCTGGGCCAGAGCCGGGAGAGTCAGCAATGTCTGAGCTTCTCCATGCTCCCGGGGGCCCAATGGAGGGAAGTAGAGCCAAGCTTCGGGCAATTAGGCCGTGGGCACCCCCGCCTCTTCCAGCAATTAGAGGCTAATTGGCCAGCCCTCATTAGGGAggtggagctggggctgggggccgggcGACTGCACAGATGCCAGGAAAAGAGGCAAAGCCCAGCCAGGGGCCCTGAGCCCATCAGGTCCTTGCGTCTGTCTCTCCTCATCCCACTCTCcacctgtctctctgtctccctccctctgcgACTCAGTGTCCCCAGAGTCCATCTTGCTCTGATTCAGTCTTCCCCGTATCTCTCCATCCCTATCTTCATTTCAGTCTCTCCCTGtcttcctgtttctctctctcttttttttttctattgtctttttagggcatatggaagttcccaggttacgggtcaaatcagagctgcagctgccaggctacaccgcagccacagccacgccagatctgaggcgcatttgcaaactacaccacagctcacggtaacgctggatctttaacccatggagagaggccggggatcgaatacgtgtcctcatggatactagccgggttcgttaccgctgagccacagcaggaactccttcctgtctctttttACCATCCCTCTTCTTGAGGCCGTGTGCTGTAGTGGGGAAGGCCAAACTGCCTGCCCTTGAACCCACTTCTGGCTGTGAGACCTccgggcctcagtctcctcatctgcaaaatggagctaATAACATCGCCCACCCTCACAGGGTATGtttggctggggggaggggatgacTGACAGGTGGGTGAGGgcttggggggttgggggaggactGAATGAGTCAAGAGCCCTTGGTGGCTCCTGGCACACGGGTAACTCGGATGGATGTTTGCTTGGGTCTGTTCCCACCTGCTTGAACTTCTTCAACACCCACTCCCTATGCCCCACCTCAGTCTCCCCTCTCCGTGTCTCTCTGCAGACCCGGCCCTCAGCAGCCACccttctccatctccctctctgccccctgcagcccagggcccTCACCGAGAGGTGCTGGAACAACCACGCCCTCATGATGTTGGTGGCCACCTTGGGGAAGATCCCTCTCTTCTTGTTCCGCCGCCGCTCCTGGTCCAGCTCCTCGTCTTCTCCCCCAGAACTGGGAGAGGCCACGCTTGTGTCTAGTCCGTCCCCtgagggcagagagaggcaggCTGCGCTTGTGGACAGGGGAGGCAGGGAACCAGAGGGACCCAGAACCCGCCCCCaagccagcccctgccccccagtcATCCTCGCCCCTCTGGAAGTCCTACCTGCTGTCTAACTTCCATCCTCAGACTGACTCCCACCTTCCCCCTCCGCCTCTCAAGCAGCTCACCTTGGTCGCTGGCGTTGTCCCCACTCTGGGAGGCCAGGCCCCCGCTGGATGGACCTGGGGTCCCCAAATGTACAGACCCGCTGTCTTCGTGGTCTCTAATCCAAGTATTATTCTGGAAAAAATAGGAGTGGGGAGTCAGTGCTAAGGCTTGGGGTGCAGAATAGCATGGTGGCTCAGACCACGGGCTCGGGAGGTAGGACTCCTGAATGCGaagcctctctctgcctctttcttggctgtgtgaccttgggcaagtcgcttcacctctctgggcctcagtctcctcaactGGAAACATGGAGAACAAGCATAGCTCCCACCTCACAGAGTGAGGATCCACTGGCTAAATGCACATAAAGGAACACAGCAATCACTCAGTAAAGATGAGCCTGCACCTTATCTGAAATCCTTGGGAGCCAGTGCTGTTTCAAAATTCAAACCTTTTGCGTTAATAGACAGTAAACCAGTGCGCTCGCGGGGTGTATTTCCTACCACCATCAGCGCGGTCTAGGCCGTAATCTCGTCATCAAGCTCGTTAACTTTTCTGCAGCCAATTGGATGAATATTTAACTAACTGGAATAAAGAAAGGCTATAAATAGCCCCTCATTAGTTTAGGTCAGATTTCACTGCCAAATGCGCTTGCCCTAAACCTATGGGGAAAAAAGCCACAACTTTCCGTTTTTCAGCGATTCGGAGGTCTCCTCAGCTCGGGGAGTGCGGGGCTGGGTTTTCTTTATCGGAACCCCAGCAGACGCTGAGGGAGCTGAAGATGTGTTGCACTCAGCCCCGCCCCAGCTCGGGGTGCCAGGAGGCTGACCCGTCCCTGCAGACACAGCAAGACTTCTTTGTTATTTGGTCTAAGGTTCTTCCAATTGTCGGAAGGCAGATGGGATAGAGGTGGGGGTGGAAACAGCCGCCTACTGCTGCTGAAAGCCGGGGgacacctcccccatcccccacccccacccccagcccctgctgaaTGTTCTAGACCCTGCCCGCTGCTTTGGAACCagtccccgcccccaccgcctGGAAATGACCCAGTGTGGATGTGTCATCTGtgtcctgctggggctcagcctGGGACAAGGCAGCCAGGAAAAGTTTCCTCCAGGCTCGGTACTTCTGTGTGGAATTTCAAGTTCAAGTGCATGGAGGGTGAGTCGGGTGCCAACCGCAAGCATCACTAGGTCTGaaggcttttgtctttttgtcttttcccagggccacacccatggcatatggaggttcccaggctaggggtcaaatccgagctgcagctgccggcctacaccacagccacagcaatgctggatcccagttgagcctgcaacctacatccgcagctcacggcagctctggatccttaacccactgagcaaggccagggatcgaacctgcatcctcacggatactagtcagatttgtttccattaagccacgatgggaactccaacatttatttttctaagtttgtGTCTGTAGTTCTAGGGGTTGGCATCCCATTTGTGGTTTTCCTGATTCCTGCATGAGTTGGGGGGTGGCTCTGTGACTCTCTCGAGGTGGGCGATGGCCATGGAGTGTGTCGGCATCTGTGTGAAGATGTGGAATATGGCGGTGCCTCCGAGGGAGTTGTAACTGATCAGCACACGCACAAGGGTGTGCCGCTGAGCGGACGCCGACTGCCGGCTGTGGGGCAGAGAGTCCTCGGGGCtcctctgtcactgctgtgtgtgtgtgctcacagCTGTGTACTGTGGGACAGCTGTGCGCCTACATGGCACCCACCTAGTATGTGGGTGCAGGTGCCGTGTTGCGTAACTGCTGAGTACGGTGACTGTGTGACCTCCTGGTGGGTGTGAGTCTCGCTGGGATCTGCACGGCTGTTGGGTGATTGTTGTCTGGTTGTTTAAATCTACAAAACTGTAGTCCAGCAGCATCTGAGACTGAATGAATCTGGGGCCACGTCGCAGCTGAGTGGCACAGTATGTGCCCACACCTGCTGTAGTCCAACTGTTAACAGGTTAgtgtagagtgtgtgtgtgtgggtgtgtgggtgtgtgtgtgtgtgtgcaggcatgGTGGTTGCTCTGGGTCTAAGTGTGGCTGTATCTGAGTCTGTGTGGCAGGATCTTGGGCCGCATGGCTCCAGGTCCAGCTGTGTGGCTGTCGTGTGGTCAGGGTGTGTGTACTGCACGCATACGCATACTCTGGAACAGCACCGTCTCGATCAGGCGACGTGATGCTGCTATGTCCCTGGGCTGTGTGCGTTTACTTGTGCAGTGTATGCAGTTGCCTGGCCGTGAATGTAATGGTTTGTGTAGCTGTGTGGGAAGCTGCGCGGGTGTATCGGAGTCTATGGGTGGTATGTGCagctgttgggggggggggcgcgtgtGCTGTCATCCAGCGGTACTACAGTCTGTGTAGCTGCTGCAGAGCTGGTGCCTGTCCTGGGGTCAGGCTGTGTCTGACGGTGGCTGCCTGTGGCTGCCTGAGGCTGGGTCGTGTGGTGTGTGTGCCCTCGGGCTGCAGCCCAGCTCTCTGGGTGTGCCTTTGGTTGCAGGGCAACGCCAGGTGCCCCATCCCAAGCCCACCTGGTCtgggaggctggggcaggaggccgGGTAGTCGTCGAGATCCTCCCTGCAGCCGCCATCCCGGTCCTCAATGACCAGGTCGATGGGCATCTTTCCCTTGAGGCAGGTGATGTAGCGGTGACAGAAGTTGTCGCACAGGTCGTGGACCTGAGGGGGCACCGGGGTACTGGGGGGGCCACCCAGGGGCCAGCGCTGGGGTGTACAGGGATGGGGGGGCCTTCTGCTCCAACTCTGGTGGGGAGAGAGCCTgaaggaggggtggagggggcgggAAGTGGGGGGACGGGGGCAAGCGAGGGCGTGAGGGGAAGTGAGAAGCACTCACCTTCTCCAGCTCCAGCAGGTGGAAGCGGAGCACTTGAATGGCCTGTATCATCTGAAAACagacagagggggagagagggagggaggcagggagagagagagagaaggaagggcagaggtgaaaagagaaggaggaagagggggaagagggggagaggaggggaggaggagagaagcagagaaacagagaaaatgagataaaatgaccaagagaaagcaaagagaaacaaagacaaaatgacaGGGGCAGAGAGAAACAGGGCACAGAGATGGAGAATTAAGGAACCAGGGAGTGTGAGATTGAGATCAGAGACAAAGAGAAGCAAGACGtgcaagagacagaagaggatCCATGACAAGAGTCAGCTGAGGTATGCTATGGTAACAGCACCCCATCTTTTGCGAGCTTGCCCTCTGATCCATTTCCCACCGTTCACctgaaaactacatttcccagagcCCTTTGCCAGAAGGGCTTGGCCAATAGGAAGCCCCGGTGGGAGCTGACCCGCCAGAGGAAGGGGCAAGTCTGGGctatctctccctccctctccctccccacaccccacccccttctctttctccctcctctcctctctcctttgcaCCTAAGCGTTTTCATTCATTTTGGTATGGGCTCATTCTCCCGACTGGTAGAACAGCTAACGCTTAACCAGTCCCCACTCTGTGCCGGGCACAGTTCTACATGTCTGACCCCCTTTTAACTCATTATATACTCACAACAGCCCTACGACACAGGAATTAGTACAGGCTACACTTTACAGGCGAGGAAAATGGGGCACAGGGAGAgggagctacttttttttttagggccgcacccacggcatgtggaggttcccaggctaggggtccaaccagagctgtagccgccagcctacacgacatccacagcaacatggtctctgagctgcatctgcaacctacaccacagctcacggcaacgccggatccttcacccactgagcaaagccagggatcgaacccatgtcctcatgggtactagtcgggttctgggctcctttctgctgcgccatgattgatgggaactccgagaaggaGCTACTACTTGCCCTGGTTCACAGAACTAGTAAGcatagagctgggattcaaactccaGCCAGCGCGTCCCAGGTCTCAAACTCTAGGCTATGCTGTATCGCAAATGGGCAACGGTGATCACCGTTGGAGGAGGTGGGTCAGGTGTGCTCCTCTCTGTTCCCACACTGAACCCGAGCCTGTGGAGGGAGGACCAGGAGACCTCCTTGGAAGAGGGGGTGTTGGGAAGGGGCCAGGTCTCACCAGATTGTCCAGCTCTGGATTGGAGGAGAAGAGGGGTCTCTCGGAGCGGAcctgggagaaagagagaggccagggcgGGCGCATGCTGTCTGCCGCCCACCCCGCCTCACCGGCTCTCCTGGCGCACAGCCGAGGATGGGTGCCCACCTGTTTGGCAAAGGCTGCAATGTCCTCATTGAAGGAGTCAGAGGAGCATACGTCACCGCCCGGGGGTGTGCCCAGCCCAGTCCCAGCCCCATCCCGGGGCGAGCACGTGGCCAGTTCACATTTCTCAAAGACCAGGGCCAGCAGCGGGAAGAGCGGGTGTCTGGGAACCAAGGGAAGAGAGaggtcatgagggcagagccaggggtAGGGGGCATGGGGGCGCTCAGAAGGATGGCCCAACTGGGAGGTGGACGGGAGctagagggacagagacagaatgAGACAGAGTCAGAGGGAGAGATACATATCCAGAGAGACCAAGAGATAGGATGgtgcggggtggggtgggaggcccATCCCGAGACCCCACAGAACCCTCAGCCTTGTCCCCACTCACCCATAGATctcatccttctctctcctcagGCCATCACTGTCCAAGCCCGAGGGCGGAGGCTGGGGGGGCCGGTGGGGGCCATAGGGCCCCGGGGCTCTTGGTGCTGAGGGTACTGCCTCCGAGAAGCCCGCCAGGGCTGCGGTGCTGTCCACGATGCTGGCGTAGTGGGGCAGCTCATCGTACTGGGGGGAGGTGACAGCAGGGGAGAGCCCCAGCAAGGTGTCACACCAGCCAGAAACCTCCCTACCCTGGCACTCTGGAGATGCCCTTCTTgctccagctgcctgcctgccctccTGGCCCCAAGCATCCCCACCCTGCTCCCTTGGGCCCCCAACAACGTCCCATGGAGCTGTCTGGGCGGGACTGAAGGCCCTGGCCCCAAGCCTTCGCTTGGACCCGTGGACTGTGAAAAATGTCCCATCAGAGATTCCCCATGTGTGGGCAGGAGGCTCTGGAGGAGAAAGATTGATTGACTCAGGTCTCAGATGtgaggggcagggtgggagggtcTGGGATTGGCTGGTGGTAAGTGCCAGCTTCTCACAgagtgaggaggggagagagatacTGAGCGAGGGGGAGACACGTGGGAGACGCgagagatgagagaaagagagagagggaaggcaggattaagagggagaaaaagagagaaatgaaaaaaggcaaagggagaaagaaaagctaaagaGAGATGCTGAgatagagaggagagagggagagacacacagagaaggtACAGGAGGAAAAGGCAGAGCAAGATGGGGGCAGACAGGGAGAGACGAGACAAACAGAGGgacagaaggggagagagaagacgGAGGGAGAGGAGGTGAGTTTCACGCACGGACACTGCCCATGGACGCGGTGCACGCACCGTCTCCCCCGCTTCAGTTTCATCTCCCAGACAAATATGCACATCGGAGTGTGGCTTCACCACCCGTCCCACGCCACACACCATGTGAAGCCACCACGCACgcacacagatacacagacagAGCCAGATGCCAGGcacaggaatgaatgaatgagtgagtgagtgagtgaatgaatgcctGGATCGAATGAATGAAACATCTAGCAGGTGCGTGCAAGCATGAATGAGGCagttagcacagggcctggcatgctTTCAATAAACATGCGTCGAACCAAAGTATAACTGGGCACCACCACACAAACCCACTTGTGCCAACCAGAGAGAAACCGAGAGTGAGCTTTTTGCATCCTGTCAGCAGGGAAGCACACACGCCCGCGCCAGAGAAGTTAGGGGACCTTTAAAGTCACCCAGGTCCAACCTTTTCCgtggagatgaagaaactgaggttcaaagaggcaaagggactggggggtgggggtggagagcaaGTGTTCCCACCGTAGCTGGTCCTCCACCCCTGGCGGGTATACACCCAGGGCTCCCAgtgtctctttccttctctctgcctttcactcacttcctcttcttctaagttCTCCTGAGCACTGAAGTTGAATCCAACTGCCCCCCAGAGTTCATTCCACATCTCGGAGGTCCTGGCATCCCCGCCACCCCCAGAGGCTCATGCTCGCCTCTTCGCCTGTCTCTCCATCCCCAGGACCGCGACAGAGAATCCCTTGGCCCTGCCTGCTGATACCCATCTCTCCCAGCACTGTCCCCACCCCTTAACCCTCTGGGCGACTTGGAACAAAAGTAGACCAGGGAGAAGGcttggggagggcagggaaggaagagggggtaGGTAGGAGAAAGGGCTGAGATGGAGGGGGAGaccagggcagggagagagggaggcagagaaagcGCTGGTGAAGAGGGCGGGATGGCTGATGGGGGCGGAAGGTCCCCAAGGAGGAGACGGAAGGATGGGGGCTGCGACCGCGGGCTGGGGCGCAGGACCGCCCGCCCTCAGACCTACCCTCCGGGCCATGGGCTGATGCCGGCGGCAGCTCCCGGGTCCCTCCAGGGCCTGGCCGGCGGGGAGGGCGCAGCCAGGGGCAGCGGCCCCAGATGGCCCGCGGTGCCGACgccagggggtggggcaggaggctgggtgcccggcccccccacccccaccgccgtCAGCGGCAGGCGCCGGGCAGCGCCGAGGCTCCGAGCATGGACCCCCAGCCTCCCGCCCCCGCGGGGGTCACCGCGAGGGGCTCTTGCCAGCGAGGGAAGGGGCGAGGAGGCGGGGGCGGGCCGCTCAAGGCCCCCTCTCCGGGGTCCCCCGGTCCCTCCCCCGGGGCCTGGGAGGGTGGAACCAGCCCGAGAGCCACAGACCGAGCGGCGGGGGAGAGCGCGGCGCGGGAGGGCCCGGCCCGGGGCGGCGGCGTCCCGGCGTTGGCGGGCCGGAGGGATGCCGGCGGCTCCGTCTCTCCGTCTCTCCCCCTCTCCcggtctctccctctctctgtggtCACATCCGGAAGTTCCACCGCggagatgcttaacccactgtccgCCGGTGGCTCGGCcgcggggccgggcggggcgggagcgtccggagccccctccccccgtcccccccccggggggggctGCGGCCGCCTTCGGGGGCGGCTCCCGTCGCTTCCCCTCCCCGCGTCTCGTCAGCCCGGGTCCCCACCCCGCCGGCCTCCCGCTCGCCTCCCGGCGctcgccgccccgccccgccccgccccgcgccgcgcCGCGCCGGGTCTTCTCCGCCTCCCCCTCCCGGCCGCCGGgtccctgtctctctctgcccctttcctgcctccctctctctctctccatctccctgcttccctcttttCTCTAGATCTTCAAGTCTTTCGCTCTTTGTCCTCTGTATCTTTCCCTTGCTCCCTCGCATCTCTGCCTCACACATCCTGCCTCTCTCCCGACCGCCCCCTGGGCTCCCCCGGACCCTGCGATCCGTCCCTCTCGCCCCGCCCTTTCCctggtctctgtctctctgtttctgtctctctgtctccttcctgaGACCGATCAGAGGGAGGCTGGAAGTAACCAAACCCCATGCTGTAGTTTCTCTTCTTGCACcgacgccccccccccaactttccTCCCCTGGGAGACAAGGACGCCCCTGTGCCTGCCTGAagccatctgtgtgtgtgtccctggctgtgtctgtgtgtctggttGTGGGATCATGCCT
Proteins encoded:
- the MEIS3 gene encoding homeobox protein Meis3 isoform X3 is translated as MARRYDELPHYASIVDSTAALAGFSEAVPSAPRAPGPYGPHRPPQPPPSGLDSDGLRREKDEIYGHPLFPLLALVFEKCELATCSPRDGAGTGLGTPPGGDVCSSDSFNEDIAAFAKQVRSERPLFSSNPELDNLMIQAIQVLRFHLLELEKGKMPIDLVIEDRDGGCREDLDDYPASCPSLPDQNNTWIRDHEDSGSVHLGTPGPSSGGLASQSGDNASDQGDGLDTSVASPSSGGEDEELDQERRRNKKRGIFPKVATNIMRAWLFQHLSHPYPSEEQKKQLAQDTGLTILQVNNWFINARRRIVQPMIDQSNRTAGQSAAFSPESQPMGGYTETLPHGTVRPPGSMGMSLNLDGEWHYP
- the MEIS3 gene encoding homeobox protein Meis3 isoform X4, translated to MARRYDELPHYASIVDSTAALAGFSEAVPSAPRAPGPYGPHRPPQPPPSGLDSDGLRREKDEIYGHPLFPLLALVFEKCELATCSPRDGAGTGLGTPPGGDVCSSDSFNEDIAAFAKQVRSERPLFSSNPELDNLMIQAIQVLRFHLLELEKGKMPIDLVIEDRDGGCREDLDDYPASCPSLPDQNNTWIRDHEDSGSVHLGTPGPSSGGLASQSGDNASDQGDGLDTSVASPSSGGEDEELDQERRRNKKRGIFPKVATNIMRAWLFQHLSHPYPSEEQKKQLAQDTGLTILQVNNWFINARRRIVQPMIDQSNRTGQSAAFSPESQPMGGYTETLPHGTVRPPGSMGMSLNLDGEWHYP
- the MEIS3 gene encoding homeobox protein Meis3 isoform X2; translation: MARRYDELPHYASIVDSTAALAGFSEAVPSAPRAPGPYGPHRPPQPPPSGLDSDGLRREKDEIYGHPLFPLLALVFEKCELATCSPRDGAGTGLGTPPGGDVCSSDSFNEDIAAFAKQVRSERPLFSSNPELDNLMIQAIQVLRFHLLELEKVHDLCDNFCHRYITCLKGKMPIDLVIEDRDGGCREDLDDYPASCPSLPDQNNTWIRDHEDSGSVHLGTPGPSSGGLASQSGDNASDQGDGLDTSVASPSSGGEDEELDQERRRNKKRGIFPKVATNIMRAWLFQHLSHPYPSEEQKKQLAQDTGLTILQVNNWFINARRRIVQPMIDQSNRTGQSAAFSPESQPMGGYTETLPHGTVRPPGSMGMSLNLDGEWHYP
- the MEIS3 gene encoding homeobox protein Meis3 isoform X1; its protein translation is MARRYDELPHYASIVDSTAALAGFSEAVPSAPRAPGPYGPHRPPQPPPSGLDSDGLRREKDEIYGHPLFPLLALVFEKCELATCSPRDGAGTGLGTPPGGDVCSSDSFNEDIAAFAKQVRSERPLFSSNPELDNLMIQAIQVLRFHLLELEKVHDLCDNFCHRYITCLKGKMPIDLVIEDRDGGCREDLDDYPASCPSLPDQNNTWIRDHEDSGSVHLGTPGPSSGGLASQSGDNASDQGDGLDTSVASPSSGGEDEELDQERRRNKKRGIFPKVATNIMRAWLFQHLSHPYPSEEQKKQLAQDTGLTILQVNNWFINARRRIVQPMIDQSNRTAGQSAAFSPESQPMGGYTETLPHGTVRPPGSMGMSLNLDGEWHYP
- the MEIS3 gene encoding homeobox protein Meis3 isoform X5 — its product is MARRYDELPHYASIVDSTAALAGFSEAVPSAPRAPGPYGPHRPPQPPPSGLDSDGLRREKDEIYGHPLFPLLALVFEKCELATCSPRDGAGTGLGTPPGGDVCSSDSFNEDIAAFAKQVRSERPLFSSNPELDNLMIQAIQVLRFHLLELEKVHDLCDNFCHRYITCLKGKMPIDLVIEDRDGGCREDLDDYPASCPSLPDQNNTWIRDHEDSGSVHLGTPGPSSGGLASQSGDNASDQGDGLDTSVASPSSGGEDEELDQERRRNKKRGIFPKVATNIMRAWLFQHLSMRRLRPGGLTARSGFKGRQFGLPHYSTRPQEEGW